One Hyla sarda isolate aHylSar1 chromosome 11, aHylSar1.hap1, whole genome shotgun sequence genomic window carries:
- the LOC130295200 gene encoding alpha-1-antitrypsin-like isoform X2 codes for MRVLLILGVALLFTLAFADHHKGGPKHDKDDHDDHKHDHDHHDDHDHHDDHDHDHKHHHHKKGERHGRKHHHHHNESLSCHKIAPYNSKFTFDLYRQVALDHPSENIVFSPISISTAFAFLSLGAKGQTHSQIIEGLGFNTSEISEQEINEGFHHLLHLLNDADRELQLSGGNALFISKEHKILQTFLDEAKKVYHSEAFSTDFKNTEEAKNQINSYVEKNTHGKIAELLDSVDQDAIFVLINYIYFRGKWENPFDERFTKEGDFQVNKDTTVKVPFLFRTGVYKVAFADEATVVSIPYKGDASALFILPKEGKLSEIEQNYGKELIFKWKKSMNKRLIDLFLPKFSVSGTINLKNTLSKFGVVDVFSDNADLSNITGEANAKISKAIHKAVLTVDEKGTEAAGSTALEAIPMMLPPRVEFNRPFIFSLYDYKTRSVLFTGRIVNPQK; via the exons ATGAGGGTCCTTCTTATTTTGGGAGTAGCTCTACTTTTCACGTTGGCCTTTGCGGATCATCATAAGGGCGGGCCGAAACATGACAAGGATGATCATGATGATCACAAACATGATCATGACCACCATGATGACCATGACCACCATGATGACCATGACCATGATCATAAACACCACCATCACAAGAAAGGGGAACGCCATGGCAGAAAGCACCACCATCACCACAATGAGTCCTTATCCTGCCACAAGATAGCTCCATACAATTCTAAATTCACCTTTGACCTGTATCGGCAGGTAGCTCTGGATCATCCTTCTGAGAACattgtattttctcctattagtaTCTCTACTGCGTTTGCTTTTCTGTCCCTCGGTGCTAAGGGTCAAACCCACTCACAGATCATTGAAGGATTGGGCTTCAACACTTCTGAGATCTCAGAGCAAGAAATCAATGAAGGCTTCCACCATCTTCTGCATCTCCTGAATGATGCAGACAGAGAGCTTCAGCTCAGTGGTGGGAACGCTCTCTTCATTTCCAAGGAACACAAGATTCTCCAGACGTTCTTAGATGAAGCCAAGAAAGTCTACCACTCAGAAGCATTTTCTACTGATTTCAAAAATACTGAAGAAGCCAAAAACCAGATCAATAGTTATGTGGAGAAGAACACCCATGGCAAGATCGCtgaactgctggacagtgtagaccAGGACGCCATATTTGTCCTTATCAACTACATTTATTTCAGAG ggaAGTGGGAAAATCCATTTGATGAGAGATTCACAAAGGAAGGAGATTTTCAGGTCAATAAGGACACCACTGTGAAGGTGCCTTTCCTGTTCAGAACGGGAGTGTACAAAGTGGCTTTTGCTGATGAGGCCACCGTGGTCTCCATTCCTTATAAAGGAGATGCCAGCGCCTTGTTCATCCTGCCAAAAGAAGGAAAGTTATCTGAGATAGAACAGAATTATGGTAAAGAATTAATTTTCAAGTGGAAAAAATCAATGAACAAACG GTTGATCGACTTATTCCTCCCCAAATTCTCGGTCTCTGGTACTATCAACCTTAAAAATACATTAAGTAAATTTGGTGTAGTAGACGTCTTCTCAGATAACGCTGATCTTTCCAATATTACTGGAGAAGCCAACGCAAAGATTTCAAAG GCCATCCATAAAGCTGTGCTCACTGTGGATGAGAAGGGGACAGAAGCGGCCGGCTCCACAGCCCTTGAGGCCATCCCCATGATGCTTCCTCCTCGCGTTGAATTTAATCGCCCCTTTATATTTTCATTGTACGACTACAAAACCAGAAGTGTTCTTTTCACGGGAAGAATTGTCAACCCACAGAAATGA
- the LOC130295200 gene encoding alpha-1-antitrypsin-like isoform X1: MAISFTSPQVVCGIAMGRNMRVLLILGVALLFTLAFADHHKGGPKHDKDDHDDHKHDHDHHDDHDHHDDHDHDHKHHHHKKGERHGRKHHHHHNESLSCHKIAPYNSKFTFDLYRQVALDHPSENIVFSPISISTAFAFLSLGAKGQTHSQIIEGLGFNTSEISEQEINEGFHHLLHLLNDADRELQLSGGNALFISKEHKILQTFLDEAKKVYHSEAFSTDFKNTEEAKNQINSYVEKNTHGKIAELLDSVDQDAIFVLINYIYFRGKWENPFDERFTKEGDFQVNKDTTVKVPFLFRTGVYKVAFADEATVVSIPYKGDASALFILPKEGKLSEIEQNYGKELIFKWKKSMNKRLIDLFLPKFSVSGTINLKNTLSKFGVVDVFSDNADLSNITGEANAKISKAIHKAVLTVDEKGTEAAGSTALEAIPMMLPPRVEFNRPFIFSLYDYKTRSVLFTGRIVNPQK; encoded by the exons ATGGCTATTTCTTTCACCAGTccacaggttgtttgtggtattgcaatGGGCAG AAACATGAGGGTCCTTCTTATTTTGGGAGTAGCTCTACTTTTCACGTTGGCCTTTGCGGATCATCATAAGGGCGGGCCGAAACATGACAAGGATGATCATGATGATCACAAACATGATCATGACCACCATGATGACCATGACCACCATGATGACCATGACCATGATCATAAACACCACCATCACAAGAAAGGGGAACGCCATGGCAGAAAGCACCACCATCACCACAATGAGTCCTTATCCTGCCACAAGATAGCTCCATACAATTCTAAATTCACCTTTGACCTGTATCGGCAGGTAGCTCTGGATCATCCTTCTGAGAACattgtattttctcctattagtaTCTCTACTGCGTTTGCTTTTCTGTCCCTCGGTGCTAAGGGTCAAACCCACTCACAGATCATTGAAGGATTGGGCTTCAACACTTCTGAGATCTCAGAGCAAGAAATCAATGAAGGCTTCCACCATCTTCTGCATCTCCTGAATGATGCAGACAGAGAGCTTCAGCTCAGTGGTGGGAACGCTCTCTTCATTTCCAAGGAACACAAGATTCTCCAGACGTTCTTAGATGAAGCCAAGAAAGTCTACCACTCAGAAGCATTTTCTACTGATTTCAAAAATACTGAAGAAGCCAAAAACCAGATCAATAGTTATGTGGAGAAGAACACCCATGGCAAGATCGCtgaactgctggacagtgtagaccAGGACGCCATATTTGTCCTTATCAACTACATTTATTTCAGAG ggaAGTGGGAAAATCCATTTGATGAGAGATTCACAAAGGAAGGAGATTTTCAGGTCAATAAGGACACCACTGTGAAGGTGCCTTTCCTGTTCAGAACGGGAGTGTACAAAGTGGCTTTTGCTGATGAGGCCACCGTGGTCTCCATTCCTTATAAAGGAGATGCCAGCGCCTTGTTCATCCTGCCAAAAGAAGGAAAGTTATCTGAGATAGAACAGAATTATGGTAAAGAATTAATTTTCAAGTGGAAAAAATCAATGAACAAACG GTTGATCGACTTATTCCTCCCCAAATTCTCGGTCTCTGGTACTATCAACCTTAAAAATACATTAAGTAAATTTGGTGTAGTAGACGTCTTCTCAGATAACGCTGATCTTTCCAATATTACTGGAGAAGCCAACGCAAAGATTTCAAAG GCCATCCATAAAGCTGTGCTCACTGTGGATGAGAAGGGGACAGAAGCGGCCGGCTCCACAGCCCTTGAGGCCATCCCCATGATGCTTCCTCCTCGCGTTGAATTTAATCGCCCCTTTATATTTTCATTGTACGACTACAAAACCAGAAGTGTTCTTTTCACGGGAAGAATTGTCAACCCACAGAAATGA